The stretch of DNA ttgtTTAAAGTAGTAGTATTTGGGTTTGGTAAAATAGTAGTTAATCCAAAAGATCTTATGATGAATTTGTCTTCTCCTGTCTAATCATACTTCACAGAGTACCTACCACTTGTTAacttttttttacttctgatgTTTTGTGAAACCAAGTATTAGGCACTATTTTCTCAATTTGTCTTAAAAGCCGTTTTGACTTTTCATGTAAGACTGTTTAGCTTGTTTACACTGTTCTTTTCCCCAGAACTTGGGGAAgctatttaattttctaaatatagtcaaagctctaTGTGTATGTGTCAAGTATATCTGTGTTCTTACATTGTCAGTTTCATTAGCATTTACTTTCTGTCCTTTTAGCAAGTAGTCTTGTTTATAGGTTGAAAACAAAACAGTTTCCATTGTTATGACTATGAAAATGTTTGTTGTTGTGCTCAGTAGAAAGCTAGGATGTAGTTCCACCTCTGTAGGTCTAATTCATCACCTTGTGGACTCAAAAGAGGATGTTTTTGGTGTCAAGATCAAATATAAATTTGATGAGGGAGTCTTTTTGTCCTTTTGCTCAATATTATGCTTCAGTGATTTGATAAAAGAGATTGGGCTAGTTCTGCAGAATGTCCTACCTCTGGATTTGTCTGGTTACTCTCCTGTGGTGGTGTTTTAACTTGTTTTTCACTCCCAGTGTTTCCtgtaaactgaattttttttttcttttttctttttgctgtgccACCTAGcgtgtgggatctgagttccccaactaggggtcaaacccatgccccctgcattgaaagtgcaataaccactagaccgccagggaagtccctaaactgaAAGTTATGTTTGAAAGCTTAACTGATTCAAGTTAAAGATTTTTGGCAAGAGTTCTTCATAGATGATGCTGTGTATCTCCTGTTTTGTTGCAAACCACTTGTCCCACAATTAATGGTTTTAGATTTACCCTAGACTTAGGGCTTGATTGGTCTCTCCCTTTTGAAACTAAAAAAGCAGTTTCTGATGCTGTATTAAAGGCTCAACAGCCATTTCCCTAATGGTTTTAAGGTGGAGTAACATGTGTAGCCTAAATAGGGTTTAttcaaaggaattaaaaaatcTAGGGTCAGTTAGGAACACTTGATACCCGTGAGCTTTTTTTTGGTACTTGACACTGTTAATTTCTTGCCATCCTAATTTTTacagtgaagcctggctttgGAGTAGAGAAGGAAAATTGTTAGATTAAGTCAGAACTAAATACTAGTCCTCAGAGCCATGATCAGCCATGTACTTTAGAACAGGTCACTTTTGTTTCTTAGATTCAATGTTTAGGGGATACGATACTTTCAGATTAGGTGATCTCATGTTCCATTTAGCTCTGAAATGTTCTGAGGATTGGTTTAGAGTAAATTGAAAGGATGGGAACCTTGGGAAGGTTGACCCGACCCTTCCTTGTAAAATGTGGTTCTCTGCTGGGTTGGCAGGTCGCAGTGTTTTTTGGTGGTCTGTCTATCAAGAAGGATGAAGAGGTGCTGAAGAAGAACTGCCCGCATATCGTCGTGGGGACCCCTGGCCGCATCCTAGCCCTGGCTCGAAATAAGAGCCTCAACCTCAAACACATAAAACACTTTATCTTGGATGAATGCGATAAGATGCTTGAACAGCTCGGTGAGTTTTCCCAGTTGGGCTGGGGCTGGTCTAGTGATCTGGGAAGTTGCCTTTTGGAGCCAAATGATGCTTATTTGATACTGGAGCACTTTAGTGCCAGGACGACTCTTAATCTATCACCCATGACTGATGGCTCTGACTTCTCTGGTCAGTCTCTATTAGGCTTGTTaaccttccttggtgatcaagGAGAAGGGTATCATGTTCTTCCTTTTTGTGGTAGATGTTTATCTTTGAGAGGAGGGACTTAGCTGATCTTGGATGTTAGTCACACCACCATTGTGTCCTTCGTAAATCTCTATAGTGGGTGTCATAGGGAAGAAAATGGAGCTGGAAAAGGAGACAGTCTGCTTGTTCGGCATTCTCACCTCAGCGTGTATCATCAGATTTATGGCTGAATAAATGTTTCGATTTAAGTTCTGGAATGAATGTGGAGAGTGTGTGTGGGAGTCTGTGTGGTGTGGTGTTCCAGTGTGCCAAGTGCTGTGAAGAAAGGAAGATGTTTTATGAGAACTCAAATTTGGTGAATGAGACTAGGGACGGGCATATACCCAGGGATAAGTCATTCCAAATGATCTTTGGCTATTCTAGATGGCGAGCTATAAAGTGGGCTCCAAGTAGAGATGTCATATTTGCCTGACTGGATAGGACAGTGTGATCCAGAGGAAGCGTGGAATGGACTCTGACAGCTGGAATGTAATAGGTGCGCGATATTGGTAGACAGTTGGAGCTTGGGGAGAGAGGAGTAGGGAGAAGGGCTTTGTAAGGACTTAATCTTTGTGAGCCTCTGCAGTGGGCTTTATCCCCATTTTCTAGTTGTGGGCTTTGGGGTTTCATCTAATTTCTTGTGTGGTTAAAATACACGGCTGGAACCTGGTCCATAGTCACTGTTCTTCCCACTGTGTTATAACCTTGGACATGATTACATGGCGGTTGGAGATAATAGAGTAGAGAGAGACCCGAGGCAAATCTTAACCCTGACCCGCAACTCTCGGCTCACCCATTTCCAGCAGTCCTTACCTGTCTCTGATCTTCATTTATGATATATGTCTCttttttactataatttttttttctttctcctgtagACATGCGTCGGGATGTCCAGGAAATTTTTCGCATGACCCCCCATGAGAAGCAGGTCATGATGTTCAGTGCTACCTTGAGCAAAGAGATTCGTCCAGTCTGCCGCAAGTTCATGCAAGACGTAAATACCCTTCTACCTTCTCTCCCTCCACTCCCCGCCCGCTGCCTTCTCCCCCTCCGCGCCCTCTTCCTCCAGACTCCCTTGTCCTTCAAGCGCCAAGAAGGGGGCACGTGCCCATTTGAAAGTGATGACTCCTTGAAGAGACACACAGAGGCAGAGACAGTTAGTGTTAGGGTCTGCGCGGCGGCAGGGAAACTCCGGAAGACTTGGTCGGGTTAATGTGAGAGCGGGTAGTgttcgactttttttttttcatcacagCATTTTTGAACCTCTTCTCCCTTTTGGGGGAGGGCAGGATTTTCTGCCCTACCACCCACCCATCGTCTTCTACATACCCCCTACAGCCACGCACCCTCAAGGTGGCATCGAGCATACAGCTGGAGCCTTCTGCTCCCCAAACTCACAACCTCCCGGTGGCAGGAGAGCAAGAGAGGGACAGACAGATGGCAGGGCATGTCCAAAAGAAGAGCAAACAGCACACATGAATccgctccctccccacctccaggggTGGGGGCCTTTGGCACCTCAATCCCCGAGTCCATACTCCTTCCTACCCGTACCTCCTCGCACCCGTCGGAACCTCGGTTGATGTGAGCCGGCAGCAGAGAAGCACCGTGGCGCGGCGGGGGAATGCGGACGCACCCGGCGGTGGATGGCGGCAGCGGAGGCCGCGGGGAACCTGACCAGGAAGCTGAGGACCAAACCAGCCTCTTTTTCCGTTCCCGGTTTTTTTCCTGAACCCAAGGCGTGCCGTGCTCCCTGTTTCTTTCCATTTGTGTTGGTGGGGAGGGGTGTTTTGAGTGGggtggtagattttttttttcttctttttaactctTAATATTCAGAGGGATATGGAAAAAGTAAAGTGAGGAGCTCCACTTGGGTGTAACCAGGTGGTGGTAGGGTCTGGGCTAGGCAGGCCCTTGTGTAAGCAGTGGAGTGTGTTCTTTCCCTCCCTGCCTGCTATGCTCCTTCCCGTGGGACCATAACTCTTACCTTTAGCTATATTTGGGATTCAATTTAGATAGGAAAGAAGCCATGGAACTTCTCTTTGGAAATCCTTCCTTTGCTAATCTGCATTCTGAAGTTCGGCTTCTGGTTTTCTCCTATAACACACTTATCCTTTTCCCAAATCTTGTACCCTGGGGTTTTACGTTAACCATGGCTTCATGGTGGCtctgatgataaagaatccacctgcaattcgggacacctgggttgggaagattcccctggaggagggaaaaattacccactccagtattcttgcctggagaatccccatggacagaggagcttagtggacttcagtccatggtgttacaaagagtcggacacaactgagcaactaagcacagcacacaaaggGAAATTGGGTTTTAGAGTTGACTCTTGTGCCagttaccacttttttttttttttttttgtaaatgctaTCTGCCTTCCCTTCAagggttgtgtgtgtatgtgtgttttgtttttaaagatgacTGAGTAACTCTGCTGCTCTGAATTTGCTTCTTAGCACCACTCATTGTACCTTCCTCGTAACACTGTAGATCGTTTGGTTTTTCGTTCAGAGACCAATCTCATCTAAAACTATTTCCTTGTGGTCTGAGGGCAAGTTGCTACTCATCTTGAGTAATCTTTGCCTCTCTTTTCATGGCATTTTGACCTTAAGTCCATTGAAGCATTCTGATCTTCCACCTTCCTAATGGAGATATGGGAAGACATTTACCTTCCTTATGGAGATATGATTCTCCTAGTTGAGAGAATATTCAAATGgagctctcccctcctctcccccgtTTTAAACCAGCTCGGATGGAATTATTCTGACCTCGAGTCACTGTTGCCGTGATTTCCCAGGTGTTTGCATCATGTTCTCGCTTTGAGAAccatttccctttgtttctttccgCCACCACCTCTGTTTGAGGTGATGGCATCTCGCCATTGGATGGTTGGACTCTGCCCTTTCCTCCCTGCAGAGTTCTTTCCCATAACAATTTTCAGTtgggaaattttaaaactcaactGATAGGAAGGAAATCAGATCTAATGTACAAAAGACCACATTAAAATGTGGgtatttttgggggggtggggctgggttttcaatcttctctcttctccccatccccccaTGGGGTGTATTGGAGATCAACTTCCTCCACCCCCCCAGGTTTAACCCCCCCACTCTGCCCTCCTCCcgttccccaccccttcccttccccctcccccccagccaATGGAGATCTTCGTGGATGATGAGACGAAGCTGACGCTGCATGGATTGCAGCAGTACTACGTGAAACTGAAGGACAACGAGAAGAACCGGAAGCTCTTTGACCTTCTGGATGTCCTTGAATTCAACCAGGTCAGTTGTCCAAGGTCCAATAGGGAGAATGAGTACATCTCCAGTTGTTGGCAGAAACCTTTTTATTGAGGAAGCCATGTATGCCATGTGAAAGAGAATGgtgggaaaattattttaaatgaaagaaagactTAGGGGCTGAGCGTGAGCATGATGAGAACTGTTTTTCTGTTCCATGGCTGACACACAAAGTAAATTATAAAATCCTTGAGTCTTAATAAAGTTGGTGAGAGTCCCACAATAATTAGACATGTTAGGTTCTTAAATTTGTGTTTTGCACTGCTCACCTAGGGAGAAGTGTTTCATCACTTTACCTGTTATGTGATTTGCCTGCACTAAAAATCATTTTCTATAAGTTCTTACTGTGTTTGATGTTTTGGTGAGTTGGGAATATTGGTCATATCTTTCCAGACTTCAGATTTTTACTGTTCTCATGTGGTGGCTTCATTCTTGTCTCCTAATGTATCTGGTAGTTTTGGTTACTGCTTTCCATATCCTCTGCAGCATGTTTGTCTGCTGAGGAAAAGTCAGAGCCAAGGGAGAAAGACTTAGTATTTAGAGCAGAAGAGGAAGTATGTGATGGGGACTAAAGATTTCTTTTAGAAGAGTGTAATTACTGAGAACTCCTGCACGTAATCTTTCTCACATCCACATGGACGCACATCCCTCCAATCTCATACACACCACGCACGCACGCAGGTGGTGATATTTGTGAAGTCTGTGCAGCGTTGCATTGCCCTGGCCCAGCTCCTGGTGGAGCAGAACTTCCCAGCCATTGCCATCCACCGCGGGATGCCCCAGGAGGAGAGGTGAGTCAGAGATGGGCAAGATGTTTTGTGTCCTTGCGAGCAAAAGGTACCCTTGAGAGAAGAGAATCTCAACACTTTTTCTGCTCTCCTTTCTCATAAAGGCTTTCTCGGTATCAGCAGTTTAAAGATTTTCAACGACGGATTCTCGTGGCTACCAACCTGTTTGGCCGAGGCATGGACATCGAGCGGGTGAACATCGCCTTTAACTACGACATGCCTGAGGATTCAGACACCTACCTGCATCGGGTAAGCCCCACACCTGGAAGATATCCCAGTGTCCTTTCCCACcccttcagtttctttatcttgcATTTCATCCCTCCTTTTGTGTGTCTTCCTTCTGTGGGGCCTGCCCATCCTATCACGTGTCTCCTTCCAGGTGGCCAGAGCAGGGCGGTTTGGCACCAAGGGCTTGGCCATCACATTTGTGTCAGATGAGAATGATGCCAAGATCCTCAATGATGTGCAGGATCGCTTTGAAGTCAATATAAGTGAGCTGCCTGATGAGATAGACATCTCCTCCTACAGTGAGTAATGATCTCATGAAGCTGCTTCCCCCAGTCCTTTAGATGCTCTTCGTTGCTTAGTGGGTTTTTTCTTAAAGCCCCTGGTGCATGGTGGCCACTTGACAAGTTCATCCATATTTCTGCCGCCCCCACCTTGATGCTCTGTTGGGATGTTTAGTTGACCTGTGTATGGGGATCTTTTCTCAtcaaattatttctctttctgtaccCCCAGACCTATACTTTGACCCACGCACCACACAAACATCTGGATGTGTTGGGAGAGGGGGGTTTGTGcctactttgatttttttaaaaaactttttcccACGTTCTAGTCTAACTGCTGTATTTTTTCTTCAGTTGAACAGACACGGTAGAGGACTCACCCACCCATTCTGGAATGTGACAGTTCCTCTTCAGGAGACCGTACCAGGCGTGGGGGTGAAGGAGACACTACTGCTACCAACCCCGGACAGCCCCAGTCCCCCACCCCATGACTTCCCTCTGGCATCACCACCACTCCTAAAGCCCATTTCCCTGATTtgtcggatttttttttttttttttttaacaaaactaaaaaacTCATGTGTCTGTGGTGTCTATAAGCGTTCCATCCCTTTATTGGATTTGGGGTGAGGTGGTTCTGGGACATAATCCAGAGTAAATTCCTGTGGGGACTGTGTGCCCTGCTGTGAGCTGAGGTCAGTGGGAGGTGTTGAACTGGGATGTGAGTGTAAAGACTGCAGAGGCCATGACTTCTCGTGACTATCCAACTTCTGGCTCTTTTGTGGCAGTTTCTTGTGTTTTCTTAGGGCCTGGGAGAGGCTGGGATGTTGCTGATCCAAGGACTGGGGAGCGTGTCGTGCAGTTGTCAGGGCTGGAGGGTGAAGGGGCCACTGATGGAAAGCTTAGGCGACTTCTCCCAGGCTCTCTGTGTCTCCGCATCTGTTCCTTTAGCTTCTGTGTCTTGAGCACCagggcctgggcttcccaggccccTTTTTGCCCTTCCACCAGGGCCTGGTACAGCTCCAGCTGCTGCTCCAGCAGCTCCTCTGCCTGGGCCAGCTCAgctgtggggtggggctgggactcctgggggggtgggggcagggcattAGGGAGAGGTCATCAGCCAGGACTGAGGGCTGAGGCTCACTGGAAGTGAGGAATTCTACCTCAGCCCCATTAATTTGAGGTCATCTTACTGCAGAACCAAAGCAGTTTCCTGTCTTGGGCatagtcctggagtggggtgtggGGTGGTAGTTAGAGATCACGGCCCAGGGGCTGTAACTGGACTTTAAGGTGCATTTGGGAAGGGGAGAACTGGCTGTCCCAACCCTCCTGAGAAATAATTAACTGTTAGATGAGGGGAAGTTACTCTGTTCAAGGACTCTCTGAACTGCAAGGAGGGTAGGGTGCAGATAGAGGGTGTCTTGGGGTCGcaagtggggtgggggcagggagggtgatTTAGGGAAATGAGGGTTGGGACTAGGCCACaagcgtggggggtgggggcatgtgctgtgctgtgcttagtcgctcagtcatctaggactgcgaccccatgaactgtagccttccaggctcctctggataATCCATggggattattcaggcaagaatactggagtgggttgccatgccctcctcccaacccaggatcttcccaacccagccattgaacccaggtctcctgcactgcaggtggattctttatcatctgagccatcaggtcTGCTTTCCGCTGACCTGTGGTGACATGGAGGGGATTCTCTGCCCCACAGTACAAATTTGCCCTCATGCCCTCCACCTTCCTTGGTGCCACTTACCCTGGAAGGTGGCATCTTCCCACTGTGTGTGGAGCTTGTCTTTTCTGTGCTGCTCCTGGGACCCTGGGAACAGCACCTCCAGGAGCCCTGAAGTGTGGGGGCCCAGGATGGCAGGAGGAGGTGACGGCAGCATCGGGAGAGCCAGGCTAGAGGGAGGACCATGGCGGGTGAGGCAGGGagctgtctgagccacctcacAGCCACCAGGAACTGGCTCCCTCCGGGCTGTGGCCTCGCTTCAATGCctggccctgcccctgccctgctCTGTTGCACCCACCCACCTCCCAACCTGGCCCCAGAGTCCAGGAACTTAGGTTCCCTAGTGTGAAATTGTTCCTGCCAGGCAAAATTTGCTTTAGAACTCTGGTCCCCGGCTTACCGTGTCTTCTGTCAGTAATTGTTAGCACCGTGTTTCTTACTCATTCTCAGTTCTGCAAGGGAGAATGAATTACGTTACTGCTTGGGAGATGAGGAAATGCTCAGAACTTCATTCAGCACTCTCTCATTCAGCAAGTATGGGCTGGGACCTGCTCTGGGCTGGATGTGCTCAAGGCTCCACAGCCTGTTGGAAAAGCCTAGGTCTGCCAGACTTGAAAGCTCACACCCTTGACCTGGCTCAagtattttcactttatttccctTTCCTCGTCTTGCTGGTGACCTTTCTCTTGTCCCTGTTGTGCATTGTACATTGTTGGGGTTTGCCTCCTCTGTTAAGTCAGCACCGTACACAGGTACCGGTTTCAAGCTTGGTTGAACTGGTGAGCACTCCCATCGAATCCGCACTAGAACAAAAGCCTTATCCAGTCACTGAAGCTTGTATACTGGACTTCCTGCAGTGTGTTCTGAAATGTCCTGTTGTGGCTAGAGGGCACAGCCATACCCCTGGCTCACAGAGTGGATGGTTCCAGCTTTGTTCTAGGAAAAAGTAGGTCCTCAGAAAAACATGCCCCGGAAAGCAAGGTTGCTGGACAGTGGACAGCTGCAGTTTCTCTCTGGGACATCACACTGAATTTGAAGGGAAGATGGCCTCTGCCATAGCGTGGGGGTCAGAGGAGCAGAGAGGGAGACCTTCCTGGAGGTCAGTGGTTCTTGAACTTGGGTTGAAGCAACTTTAGATAAAGTCAGATCTCTGGGTTCCCCATTAGTTGGCAGGTACCCATTTTTTcgtggaaaaagaatggagagtTCCTGCACGATTTTGGAGGAGACAAgccttccctcttctctctcagtGATCGGGTTATATGTGGGGGCTCATTTTTGAATTGCAATGTGTGCACAGCTTAAAGTCTTAATTGTTGAGACATAAAGGCCCAAACTACTGTTGTTACAGATAAGGGAAACTAGTACAAGTTTAGACAAGCCACAAGTAACATTGAAGTGAAACTAAgcacatttataaattaaaagcaaGATTAGCAGCTATTAATTGAGAAACTTCTGTAAGACAGTCTAGATGATGCACTAGTAACAAAGTATCCTACCTGAAGTTTAGCCATTTCAATCATCTGAATTTCTATTTCAGGTTATGAACTCCAAAATGGACTAACATCCAGTGATTTGCAGTAGGAAGTCCTAAGCCATGAATTATAGTAGAATCTggatttgtctttgtctgtgagAGCTAAAGAAAAGACTGATATTTGGATCAGTTCAGAACTATTGGATGAGCTGTGGATCTCATAGTCACGGAAACGAAGGGATGAAAATAGATAAATGTAAACCTAGACTTATGttactgtatatatttatttttgttactccTGAGGGCTAATAGTCTTTTTCTTTATGTGGTACAGTTTTATTTATGTCTCTTAGTCTTAATCAAATGAGAGGTCTGGCTTGGCCTCTGCAGGAGGGGCCTGTCTTCTGCCAGGGACAAGCAGAGGATAATGGGAGGTGTCTGGCACAAGGTTGAGGAGCTGCTCTGCTGATCCCACCTTTACTATAGCATCCTGCCCAGTGGATGGGCAGGCCTGGGGGGACTGACGTGAGTCACGTACCCTTCACGTGAAACCTGGGGAGATGGGTACTTAGGTATATTTAAGTTCACCCACTGCTTTAATGTGAGAAGTTTACTGAGAGGCACTTTTTGTTCCTGTCACAGGTGACCTTCATGGTAACTTTTCAAGAGAACTTTctcatttcacttttttt from Muntiacus reevesi chromosome 20, mMunRee1.1, whole genome shotgun sequence encodes:
- the DDX39B gene encoding spliceosome RNA helicase DDX39B yields the protein MAENDVDNELLDYEDDEVETAAGGDGAEAPAKKDVKGSYVSIHSSGFRDFLLKPELLRAIVDCGFEHPSEVQHECIPQAILGMDVLCQAKSGMGKTAVFVLATLQQLEPVTGQVSVLVMCHTRELAFQISKEYERFSKYMPSVKVAVFFGGLSIKKDEEVLKKNCPHIVVGTPGRILALARNKSLNLKHIKHFILDECDKMLEQLDMRRDVQEIFRMTPHEKQVMMFSATLSKEIRPVCRKFMQDPMEIFVDDETKLTLHGLQQYYVKLKDNEKNRKLFDLLDVLEFNQVVIFVKSVQRCIALAQLLVEQNFPAIAIHRGMPQEERLSRYQQFKDFQRRILVATNLFGRGMDIERVNIAFNYDMPEDSDTYLHRVARAGRFGTKGLAITFVSDENDAKILNDVQDRFEVNISELPDEIDISSYIEQTR
- the MCCD1 gene encoding mitochondrial coiled-coil domain protein 1, whose product is MVLPLAWLSRCCRHLLLPSWAPTLQGSWRCCSQGPRSSTEKTSSTHSGKMPPSRESQPHPTAELAQAEELLEQQLELYQALVEGQKGAWEAQALVLKTQKLKEQMRRHREPGRSRLSFPSVAPSPSSPDNCTTRSPVLGSATSQPLPGPKKTQETATKEPEVG